Proteins found in one Litorihabitans aurantiacus genomic segment:
- a CDS encoding carbohydrate ABC transporter permease, whose amino-acid sequence MSTTSTAPAPATVAPGTPARRRPARAGRTRPAARARRGLLYATLIALLAVFVFPLGWALSGSFKERGDIFSLTPIPDPATTASYDSLLSTQPFWNWFAMSVGTATLATVVSVFVCALAGYGFAKFRFRGRQVLFTVMFSSLSIPFAVILVPLFILVVKSGLSTPWFALVVPWVAPAFGIFLMQQFIVQGVPDEVIEAARIDGATEFGIFWRIVLPLLRPPSARWGCGASCRPTTASCGRWSSSPTRTSSRCRWASTCCSARRIGPSTS is encoded by the coding sequence ATGAGCACCACGTCCACCGCACCGGCCCCCGCGACCGTGGCCCCGGGAACGCCCGCGCGCCGTCGCCCCGCCCGCGCCGGTCGCACGCGTCCCGCCGCCCGGGCCCGCCGCGGCCTGCTCTACGCCACGCTGATCGCGCTGCTCGCGGTCTTCGTGTTCCCGCTCGGCTGGGCGCTGTCCGGTTCGTTCAAGGAGCGCGGTGACATCTTCTCGCTGACGCCGATCCCCGACCCCGCCACGACCGCCAGCTACGACTCCCTCCTCTCGACCCAGCCGTTCTGGAACTGGTTCGCGATGAGCGTCGGCACCGCGACCCTCGCGACCGTCGTATCGGTCTTCGTGTGCGCGCTGGCCGGCTACGGGTTCGCGAAGTTCCGCTTCCGCGGGCGGCAGGTGCTGTTCACCGTGATGTTCAGCTCGCTGTCCATCCCGTTCGCCGTCATCCTCGTGCCGCTGTTCATCCTCGTGGTGAAGTCGGGGCTCTCGACGCCCTGGTTCGCGCTCGTGGTGCCGTGGGTGGCGCCCGCGTTCGGCATCTTCCTCATGCAGCAGTTCATCGTGCAGGGCGTGCCCGACGAGGTCATCGAGGCCGCGCGCATCGACGGCGCGACGGAGTTCGGCATCTTCTGGCGCATCGTGCTGCCGCTGCTGCGCCCGCCCTCGGCGCGCTGGGGGTGTGGGGCTTCCTGCAGACCTACAACAGCTTCCTGTGGCCGCTGGTCATCGTCTCCGACACGAACCAGTTCACGCTGCCGCTGGGCCTCAACGTGCTGTTCAGCGCGGAGAATCGGTCCTTCGACCTCGTGA
- a CDS encoding cupin domain-containing protein, which produces MGAERCARCAVLGARGPAAVARPAAARGRGSARPRGEATYTATLLAACPPGARRDVYLIEADPGTPRRSAAHATGTREHVVLSAGRALVGPTDDPVELAPGDYLTYPGDEPHVFEALVTGTTAVLLSERG; this is translated from the coding sequence GTGGGCGCTGAGCGATGCGCTCGGTGTGCCGTTCTCGGCGCTCGTGGACCCGCCGCCGTCGCCCGTCCGGCTGCTGCGCGCGGGCGAGGGTCCGCGCGTCCCCGCGGGGAGGCCACCTACACCGCCACGCTCCTGGCCGCGTGCCCGCCGGGTGCGCGCCGCGACGTCTACCTCATCGAGGCCGACCCGGGCACGCCGCGCCGGAGCGCCGCGCACGCGACCGGCACCCGGGAGCACGTCGTCCTGTCCGCCGGCCGCGCGCTGGTCGGACCGACCGACGACCCCGTCGAGCTGGCCCCCGGCGACTACCTCACCTACCCGGGCGACGAGCCGCACGTCTTCGAGGCGCTGGTCACCGGTACGACGGCGGTGCTCCTGTCCGAGCGCGGTTGA
- a CDS encoding AzlC family ABC transporter permease has translation MTALLRDLPREQRRSVILMTLAVALVGTAYGVTATANGFALWQILLLAVLVMAGSAELLFVGLIGAGANPWLTLGASLMLNLRTVVYGMAASPLLRGWARWPGAHIVNDETVALSAAGPTRPGSAPRLTTAQRRATFTAAGLGVAVGWPVGALIGATLGQIVGNPEVWGLDAVLPALLGAVAVPAIRGGSMVAVAVLAGAIALVAQPHVPLGLAPMLGLLAVAVVLLGRRGASGGGSDADSPAGVPAPGNSVGQVHSRETSGHSREGSGRPRETSGHSREGCGNVVAESGGVADGAGAAS, from the coding sequence ATGACCGCACTCCTGAGGGATCTGCCCCGCGAGCAGCGGCGCAGCGTGATCCTGATGACGCTCGCCGTCGCCCTCGTGGGCACCGCCTACGGCGTCACCGCGACAGCGAACGGCTTCGCGCTCTGGCAGATCCTGCTGCTCGCCGTCCTCGTGATGGCGGGGTCGGCCGAGCTCCTCTTCGTCGGGCTGATCGGTGCGGGCGCGAACCCGTGGCTGACGCTCGGCGCCTCGCTCATGCTGAACCTCCGCACGGTGGTCTACGGGATGGCGGCATCGCCGCTGCTGCGCGGCTGGGCGCGCTGGCCCGGTGCGCACATCGTCAACGACGAGACCGTCGCCCTGTCCGCCGCCGGCCCCACGCGTCCCGGGTCCGCACCCCGCCTCACGACGGCGCAGCGCCGCGCGACCTTCACGGCCGCGGGCCTGGGCGTCGCCGTCGGCTGGCCGGTCGGCGCCCTGATCGGCGCGACGCTCGGGCAGATCGTCGGCAACCCCGAGGTGTGGGGGCTCGACGCGGTGCTCCCCGCGCTGCTCGGCGCCGTCGCCGTCCCCGCGATCCGCGGCGGCAGCATGGTCGCCGTCGCCGTCCTGGCCGGGGCGATCGCCCTGGTGGCGCAGCCGCACGTGCCGCTGGGACTGGCACCGATGCTCGGACTGCTCGCCGTCGCGGTGGTGCTGCTGGGGCGACGGGGCGCGTCCGGCGGCGGCTCCGACGCCGACTCCCCGGCCGGCGTACCGGCCCCTGGCAACTCCGTCGGTCAGGTCCACTCGCGAGAGACTTCTGGGCACTCGCGAGAGGGTTCCGGACGGCCGCGAGAGACTTCTGGGCACTCGCGAGAGGGTTGCGGGAACGTCGTCGCCGAGAGCGGTGGGGTCGCAGACGGTGCGGGGGCCGCGTCGTGA
- a CDS encoding ABC transporter substrate-binding protein — protein MSRRDALRLGATAAGGAALASLLAACGGSPRPTATAGPVTLSFWTHDEGYVNFFTEALPLVAERTPFDPRLSITRSGASDLVTKLLAQAIAGTGTPDVAGLEIGQFTRLLRGDIAAELLVDLAPAVADLGDDLMAARTAPFSKDGALYALDSDTPMTVYYYREDLFEQHGVPLPQEAGTWEEFMAAVAPISERTGTAFGALSLSSDLPQVISSFHYLLLQRGGQLFTPDGELSITTPEAEEVLTLMTQGLTSGAFTTVSDYYGGSVQSALSSDSIAGICMPSWYASYGIKPNVPEQSGRWRVAELPRFSGGGGRTAVGGGTGFAALRAKPGTTAATDLVTTAYLSPEQQVLRYRELGYMPTLRSVYDLPEMYGLQDEFFGGQDVFEVFHEIVDDAPPVYQTADLAILNTVLSGRLIEAYRGVRAPAEALSLAAEDFRGQTRGTGA, from the coding sequence ATGAGCCGCCGCGATGCGCTGCGGCTCGGCGCCACCGCGGCGGGTGGTGCCGCACTCGCATCGCTGCTCGCGGCGTGCGGCGGATCGCCACGCCCGACGGCGACGGCGGGCCCCGTCACGCTCTCCTTCTGGACCCACGACGAGGGCTACGTCAACTTCTTCACCGAGGCCCTCCCCCTCGTCGCGGAACGCACCCCGTTCGACCCCCGCCTGTCGATCACGCGCTCGGGCGCGAGCGACCTCGTGACCAAGCTGCTGGCCCAGGCGATCGCCGGCACCGGCACGCCCGACGTCGCCGGCCTCGAGATCGGCCAGTTCACGCGCCTGCTGCGCGGCGACATCGCGGCCGAGCTCCTCGTCGACCTGGCACCCGCCGTCGCCGACCTGGGCGACGACCTGATGGCCGCCCGCACCGCCCCGTTCTCCAAGGACGGAGCCCTCTACGCGCTCGACTCCGACACCCCGATGACCGTGTACTACTACCGCGAGGACCTCTTCGAGCAGCACGGCGTGCCCCTCCCGCAGGAGGCGGGCACGTGGGAGGAGTTCATGGCCGCCGTCGCCCCGATCAGCGAGCGGACCGGCACGGCCTTCGGCGCCCTCAGCCTCAGCAGCGACCTCCCCCAGGTCATCAGCAGCTTCCACTACCTCCTCCTGCAGCGCGGCGGGCAGCTCTTCACCCCCGACGGCGAGCTCAGCATCACCACGCCCGAGGCGGAGGAGGTGCTCACCCTCATGACGCAGGGTCTGACCAGCGGCGCGTTCACCACCGTCAGCGACTACTACGGCGGATCGGTGCAGTCGGCCCTGAGCTCCGACAGCATCGCCGGCATCTGCATGCCGTCCTGGTACGCGAGCTACGGCATCAAGCCCAACGTCCCCGAGCAGTCCGGGCGCTGGCGCGTGGCCGAGCTGCCCCGGTTCTCCGGCGGGGGCGGGCGCACCGCCGTCGGCGGCGGCACGGGTTTCGCCGCGCTGCGCGCCAAGCCGGGCACGACGGCGGCCACCGACCTGGTCACGACGGCCTACCTCAGCCCCGAGCAGCAGGTCCTGCGCTACCGCGAGCTCGGCTACATGCCGACCCTGCGCTCCGTCTACGACCTGCCCGAGATGTACGGGCTGCAGGACGAGTTCTTCGGCGGCCAGGACGTCTTCGAGGTGTTCCACGAGATCGTCGACGACGCCCCGCCCGTCTACCAGACCGCCGACCTCGCGATCCTCAACACCGTGCTCTCCGGCCGCCTGATCGAGGCCTACCGGGGCGTGCGCGCCCCGGCCGAGGCCCTCTCCCTCGCCGCGGAGGACTTCCGTGGCCAGACCCGTGGAACGGGAGCCTGA
- a CDS encoding LacI family DNA-binding transcriptional regulator: MSRTSTIGMTEIARRAGVSQKTVSRVVNAEPNVSDDVRRRVQAVIEEVGYRPNHAARALVTRRTRRIGLVTTGGARFGPSAIVEGVQEAARARGYHTSVARPADETVAGLRAAVEDLLSQGVEGLALSESVDLGHPSIRIPPTVPVVTFDDPPSGARSAEMIVAAGEADGARSATEHLLALGHTTVHHVSGPDNWNASGRRAEGWRAALEAAGRHAPAPESGGWDPASGHDAVRRLLDRGETPTALFVANDQMAIGAIHALERAGLSVPDDVSVVGFDDVPEAAYLSTPLTTVRQDFDAITARAVEVLLDAVEGGHPAKHQSVPTRLVVRESTAPPRT; this comes from the coding sequence ATGAGTCGCACGAGCACCATCGGGATGACCGAGATCGCCCGCCGCGCGGGCGTGTCCCAGAAGACCGTCTCGCGCGTCGTCAACGCCGAGCCCAACGTCTCCGACGACGTCCGCCGCCGCGTCCAGGCCGTGATCGAGGAGGTCGGCTACCGGCCCAACCACGCCGCGCGCGCCCTCGTCACCCGGCGCACCCGCCGCATCGGCCTCGTCACGACCGGCGGCGCCCGCTTCGGACCCAGCGCGATCGTCGAGGGCGTTCAGGAGGCGGCGCGTGCCCGCGGCTACCACACGAGCGTGGCGCGGCCCGCGGACGAGACGGTCGCCGGGCTCCGCGCCGCCGTCGAGGACCTCCTGTCGCAGGGAGTCGAGGGCCTGGCCCTGTCGGAGTCGGTCGACCTCGGGCACCCGAGCATCCGGATCCCGCCCACCGTGCCGGTCGTGACGTTCGACGACCCGCCGTCGGGCGCCCGGAGCGCCGAGATGATCGTGGCCGCCGGCGAGGCCGACGGCGCACGCTCGGCCACCGAGCACCTGCTCGCGCTCGGTCACACGACCGTCCACCACGTGTCCGGCCCCGACAACTGGAACGCCTCCGGTCGCCGCGCCGAGGGGTGGCGAGCCGCGCTGGAGGCCGCCGGCCGCCACGCCCCCGCGCCCGAGTCGGGCGGCTGGGACCCCGCCTCCGGGCACGACGCGGTCCGACGCCTCCTCGACCGCGGCGAGACGCCGACGGCGCTGTTCGTCGCCAACGACCAGATGGCGATCGGCGCGATCCACGCGCTCGAGCGCGCGGGCCTGTCAGTCCCGGACGACGTCAGCGTCGTCGGGTTCGACGACGTGCCCGAGGCCGCCTACCTCTCCACCCCGCTGACCACGGTGCGGCAGGACTTCGACGCGATCACCGCCCGCGCCGTCGAGGTCCTGCTGGACGCCGTGGAGGGCGGTCACCCCGCGAAGCACCAGTCCGTGCCCACCCGCCTGGTGGTGCGCGAGAGCACGGCACCGCCGCGCACCTGA
- a CDS encoding MFS transporter, with amino-acid sequence MPRILLDTRPLRASPAYRRMFWGLGVSQIGTQVTVVAVGLEVYGLTGSTFSVGLLGIAALVPLVVLGLYGGALADAYDRRTVSLVAASVMVVATAGLVLQAALGLASPGVLYALVALQSAGSAVYVPARMAIIPRLVGTDLLPAANALGALTGSFGLMVGPLLGALLVAQAGYAVTYALDLALFLCAFYALLRLPHLPPEEPVVGGVGAGAGADRGDAAGAAASGSLDGDAVLETDPTAPAGPADTPAAPVPPPPPHGGASGSPPWSRD; translated from the coding sequence GTGCCCCGCATCCTCCTCGACACGCGGCCGCTGCGTGCCTCGCCCGCCTATCGGCGGATGTTCTGGGGGCTGGGCGTCAGTCAGATCGGCACGCAGGTCACCGTCGTCGCGGTGGGTCTCGAGGTCTACGGCCTGACGGGCTCGACCTTCTCGGTCGGCCTGCTCGGGATCGCCGCGCTCGTGCCGCTCGTGGTCCTCGGCCTGTACGGCGGCGCGCTCGCCGACGCCTACGACCGCCGCACCGTCTCGCTAGTCGCGGCCTCGGTGATGGTGGTCGCGACGGCGGGCCTCGTGCTGCAGGCCGCCCTCGGGCTGGCGAGCCCGGGGGTGCTCTACGCCCTGGTGGCGCTGCAGTCCGCGGGGTCCGCCGTGTACGTCCCGGCCCGGATGGCGATCATTCCGAGGCTCGTGGGGACCGACCTCCTCCCGGCCGCGAACGCGCTCGGCGCCCTGACGGGGTCGTTCGGCCTCATGGTCGGGCCGCTGCTCGGGGCGCTCCTCGTGGCGCAGGCGGGTTACGCCGTCACCTACGCGCTCGACCTGGCGCTGTTCCTGTGCGCGTTCTACGCGCTGCTGCGACTGCCGCACCTGCCGCCGGAGGAGCCTGTGGTCGGCGGCGTCGGTGCCGGTGCGGGCGCCGACCGCGGTGACGCGGCCGGTGCGGCGGCGTCGGGCAGCCTCGACGGCGACGCCGTGCTCGAGACCGATCCGACCGCTCCGGCCGGACCGGCCGACACCCCGGCCGCACCCGTCCCGCCGCCGCCCCCGCACGGCGGCGCGTCGGGCTCGCCTCCGTGGTCGAGGGACTGA
- a CDS encoding carbohydrate ABC transporter permease translates to MTVTTEHAPPAPVSPGRTPAPRRRASNAGGRAPYAFIAPFYVLYAFFMIAPIGAALYLSLTEWVGLGSPRFVGLVNYVDLASDTSFRTAFANTALYVAVALVIVVPGALLIAQALNTKGLRLRDLFRVTFFIPMVLSPIVIALVFGMMLDTDFGAVNSVLFALFGTPPLDWLADPTLARLALSFVIVWRWVGYLTIFFLAALQNVPAELYEAAELDGAGPLRRFQTVTLPAIRPVTAFVFVTSFIAAAQLFDEPYLLTRGGPGEATLSVSMFVYRAAFERQQFGYAAAAGVVLFVVVFAVSRVLNRILDIGRA, encoded by the coding sequence ATGACCGTCACCACCGAGCACGCACCCCCCGCCCCGGTCTCGCCGGGCCGCACGCCCGCGCCCCGCCGTCGGGCCTCGAACGCCGGGGGCCGCGCGCCCTACGCGTTCATCGCGCCCTTCTACGTCCTGTACGCGTTCTTCATGATCGCGCCGATCGGCGCGGCGCTGTACCTGAGCCTGACGGAGTGGGTCGGCCTCGGCAGCCCGCGGTTCGTGGGGCTCGTCAACTACGTCGACCTCGCGTCCGACACGAGCTTCCGGACGGCGTTCGCCAACACGGCGCTGTACGTCGCCGTCGCGCTGGTGATCGTCGTGCCCGGTGCGCTCCTCATCGCCCAGGCGCTCAACACCAAGGGGCTGCGACTGCGCGACCTCTTCCGCGTCACGTTCTTCATCCCGATGGTGCTCTCGCCCATCGTGATCGCGCTGGTGTTCGGGATGATGCTCGACACCGACTTCGGCGCCGTGAACTCGGTGCTGTTCGCGCTGTTCGGGACACCGCCCCTGGACTGGCTGGCTGATCCCACCCTCGCGCGGCTCGCGCTGAGCTTCGTGATCGTCTGGCGCTGGGTCGGCTACCTCACGATCTTCTTCCTCGCCGCGCTGCAGAACGTGCCCGCCGAGCTGTACGAGGCCGCCGAGCTCGACGGCGCAGGTCCCCTCCGCCGGTTCCAGACCGTCACGCTCCCGGCCATCCGCCCGGTGACCGCGTTCGTGTTCGTGACCTCCTTCATCGCGGCCGCGCAGCTCTTCGACGAGCCGTACCTGCTCACGCGGGGCGGTCCGGGCGAGGCGACGCTGAGCGTGTCGATGTTCGTCTACCGCGCCGCGTTCGAGCGGCAGCAGTTCGGGTACGCCGCCGCGGCCGGTGTCGTCCTGTTCGTCGTCGTCTTCGCCGTCAGCCGCGTCCTCAACCGCATCCTCGACATCGGGAGGGCCTGA
- a CDS encoding AzlD domain-containing protein — MTAVLVAAAALAVGTYAMRRGGVALGGRVGEGPRAQAAERTLDHAVVALLIGVTLTAAVYDGGAPAGWARPLGVGCALVAAWLRAPLAISILLGAGVTALLRAIGLS, encoded by the coding sequence GTGACCGCGGTGCTCGTCGCGGCGGCTGCGCTCGCCGTCGGCACCTACGCGATGCGCCGCGGCGGCGTCGCCCTCGGCGGCCGCGTGGGCGAGGGACCGCGGGCACAGGCCGCGGAGCGGACGCTCGACCACGCCGTCGTCGCCCTGCTGATCGGCGTGACCCTGACCGCGGCCGTGTACGACGGCGGTGCACCCGCCGGCTGGGCCCGCCCGCTCGGTGTGGGGTGCGCACTGGTGGCGGCGTGGCTGCGCGCTCCGCTCGCGATCAGCATCCTGCTGGGCGCCGGGGTGACCGCGCTGCTGCGGGCCATCGGGCTGAGCTGA
- a CDS encoding beta-galactosidase has product MVAAGFTVIRVGESVWSTWEPEPGRFDLEWLAPVLDAAHERGIRVVLGTPTYAAPMWLARLYPEINVRRSNGEQMGWGHRQEIDYSHPGFLLHAERIIRAIAARYADHPAVVGFQVDNEPGNEIFHNPQVFQRFVDHLRHRYGTVEELNEQWGLTYWSHRLSTWADLWTPHGNAQPQYALAWRRFQASLTTDFIGWQADVVREYARDDQFVTTCIAYERPAVEDEAMTRRLDVTSGNAYYRMQDHLALPAATEGSQAWMTGGTWALFQSADRMYGSKQAPFLVTETNATAIAHQWVHETAYDGQWRQAAWALVARGAAMIEYWHWHTLPYGAETYWGGVLPHSLEPGRVYEQIAQLGGELRTAGTAVTGLVPDAPVGLVFSDPTKWALADFPQLATPDGEGDPRTFQRIADAFYRGAFDAGLGVRVLHPEQLVEREPADVVASQPVLVAAGLTILDDAQLDWLRRYAQAGGHLVLGIRTGYEDEEARARPDRKPSHLHEAAGVWYDEFSSLTQPLEVVGSDALPLGPGAHATAWVDGLQTTGAQVLATYRHPHFGRWPAVTTHTSGAGRVTYVGTVPDAELGRAVLAWAAQTSGVDAGWRPQAETQTSHGARNAAGEQLRFVHNWSWDASTFTLPVEVVDLLGGETLAAGSVLELGAWDVRVLREVR; this is encoded by the coding sequence ATGGTGGCCGCCGGGTTCACCGTGATCCGCGTCGGTGAGTCCGTGTGGTCCACGTGGGAGCCCGAGCCCGGGCGCTTCGACCTCGAGTGGCTCGCGCCGGTGCTGGACGCGGCGCACGAGCGCGGCATCCGCGTCGTCCTCGGCACCCCGACCTACGCCGCCCCGATGTGGCTCGCGCGGCTCTACCCCGAGATCAACGTGCGCCGCAGCAACGGCGAGCAGATGGGCTGGGGCCACCGGCAGGAGATCGACTACAGCCACCCCGGCTTCCTCCTCCACGCCGAGCGGATCATCCGCGCGATCGCCGCGCGCTACGCCGACCACCCCGCCGTCGTCGGCTTCCAGGTCGACAACGAGCCGGGTAACGAGATCTTCCACAACCCGCAGGTCTTCCAGCGGTTCGTCGACCACCTGCGCCACCGCTACGGCACGGTCGAGGAGCTCAACGAGCAGTGGGGCCTGACCTACTGGTCCCACCGGCTCTCGACCTGGGCCGACCTGTGGACGCCCCACGGCAACGCCCAGCCGCAGTACGCGCTCGCGTGGCGGCGGTTCCAGGCGTCCCTGACGACCGACTTCATCGGCTGGCAGGCCGACGTCGTGCGCGAGTACGCGCGGGACGACCAGTTCGTCACGACGTGCATCGCCTACGAGCGCCCCGCCGTCGAGGACGAGGCGATGACGCGCCGGCTCGACGTCACCTCCGGTAACGCCTACTACCGGATGCAGGACCACCTGGCCCTGCCCGCGGCGACCGAGGGTTCGCAGGCCTGGATGACCGGGGGCACCTGGGCGCTCTTCCAGTCGGCCGACCGGATGTACGGCTCCAAGCAGGCGCCGTTCCTCGTGACCGAGACGAACGCGACGGCGATCGCGCACCAGTGGGTCCACGAGACGGCCTACGACGGCCAGTGGCGGCAGGCGGCCTGGGCGCTCGTCGCGCGCGGCGCCGCGATGATCGAGTACTGGCACTGGCACACGCTCCCCTACGGCGCCGAGACCTACTGGGGCGGGGTGCTCCCCCACTCCCTCGAACCCGGCCGCGTCTACGAGCAGATCGCGCAGCTGGGCGGTGAGCTCCGCACCGCCGGCACCGCCGTCACCGGCCTCGTGCCCGACGCGCCCGTCGGTCTGGTCTTCTCCGACCCCACCAAGTGGGCGCTCGCCGACTTCCCGCAGCTCGCGACGCCCGACGGCGAGGGCGACCCGCGCACGTTCCAGCGGATCGCGGACGCGTTCTACCGCGGCGCGTTCGACGCCGGGCTCGGCGTCCGGGTGCTGCACCCGGAGCAGCTCGTCGAGCGCGAGCCCGCCGACGTCGTCGCCTCCCAGCCGGTGCTCGTGGCCGCGGGACTCACGATCCTCGACGACGCCCAGCTCGACTGGCTGCGCCGCTACGCGCAGGCGGGCGGGCACCTCGTGCTCGGCATCCGCACCGGGTACGAGGACGAGGAGGCGCGCGCGCGTCCCGACCGCAAGCCCTCGCACCTGCACGAGGCGGCCGGCGTCTGGTACGACGAGTTCTCGAGCCTGACGCAGCCGCTCGAGGTCGTCGGGTCCGACGCGCTGCCGCTGGGCCCGGGGGCGCACGCGACGGCGTGGGTCGACGGCCTGCAGACCACGGGCGCGCAGGTGCTCGCGACCTACCGGCACCCGCACTTCGGGCGCTGGCCCGCCGTCACCACGCACACGAGCGGCGCGGGTCGCGTGACGTACGTGGGCACGGTGCCCGACGCCGAGCTCGGCCGCGCGGTGCTGGCGTGGGCCGCGCAGACCTCCGGGGTCGATGCGGGCTGGCGGCCGCAGGCGGAGACCCAGACCTCGCACGGCGCGCGCAACGCCGCCGGCGAGCAGCTGCGGTTCGTGCACAACTGGTCCTGGGACGCCTCGACGTTCACGCTGCCGGTCGAGGTCGTCGACCTGCTCGGGGGCGAGACGCTGGCCGCCGGATCGGTCCTCGAGCTCGGCGCGTGGGACGTCCGGGTGCTGCGAGAGGTGCGTTGA
- the sigK gene encoding ECF RNA polymerase sigma factor SigK, with product MTTVAAAQDTGPVLATLIRASADGDQAAFAQVYDAAEPLVYGTCLRILRDPDLAAETLQDVMLEAWRTAVAFDAERGSAKAWLATMAHRRAVDRVRSVQATRTRDEQDAVRSYVREADEVSDEVLRRADADRVAHCMAGLTDNQRESLLLAYWEGLTYREVADRLGIALPTAKSRIRDGLTRLRLCLGTR from the coding sequence ATGACCACCGTGGCGGCTGCGCAGGACACCGGACCCGTGCTGGCGACGCTGATCCGCGCGAGCGCGGACGGGGACCAGGCGGCCTTCGCGCAGGTCTACGACGCCGCCGAACCGCTGGTCTACGGCACGTGCCTGCGGATCCTGCGCGACCCCGACCTCGCGGCCGAGACGCTGCAGGACGTCATGCTCGAGGCCTGGCGAACCGCGGTGGCCTTCGACGCCGAGCGAGGATCCGCCAAGGCCTGGCTCGCCACCATGGCCCACCGCCGCGCGGTGGACCGGGTGCGCTCCGTGCAGGCGACACGCACGCGGGACGAGCAGGACGCCGTCCGCAGCTACGTGCGGGAGGCCGACGAGGTGAGCGACGAGGTCCTGCGCCGCGCCGACGCCGACCGCGTCGCCCACTGCATGGCGGGCCTCACCGACAACCAGCGCGAGTCGCTCCTGCTGGCCTACTGGGAGGGCCTGACCTACCGCGAGGTCGCCGACCGCCTCGGTATCGCCCTGCCCACCGCCAAGAGCCGCATCCGGGACGGACTCACCCGCCTGCGCCTCTGCCTCGGGACGCGCTGA